A single window of Myxocyprinus asiaticus isolate MX2 ecotype Aquarium Trade chromosome 34, UBuf_Myxa_2, whole genome shotgun sequence DNA harbors:
- the LOC127424891 gene encoding phosphatidylinositol 4-phosphate 5-kinase type-1 alpha-like isoform X1 yields MAMPGVVSTDGPSSTSTPGTQKMPSSEGLSITGSSQTKKRTMGHRGIDPTGETTYKKTTSSALKGAIQLGITHSVGSLSQKPERDVLMQDFEVVESIFFPSQGSSSTPGHHHGDFTFKTYAPIAFRYFRELFGIRPGDYLYSLCNEPLIELSNPGASGSLFYVSSDDEFIIKTLQHKEAEFLQTLLPGYFMNLNQNKRTLLPKFYGLYCVQAEGKNIRIVVMNNLLPCAVPMHLKYDLKGSTCKRRASPKERAKKVPTYKDLDFMLDMPDGILLESDHYSALCRTIQRDCRVLQSFKIMDYSLLVGIHNLDRAGEDASTAVPDTQKKAPSQKPLYCTAIESIQGEAMGKTPPQPYESMGGIPAFNSKEERLLVFIGIIDILQSYRLIKKLEHSWKSLLHDGDTVSVHRPSFYADRFQKFMCSTVFKKPPLKTSPSKKGRGGALSVGKKANIAMSGQSQQQSLPTAAQTSLEQTQPAGQTKQTTAQLSSSGAMSLSSETQADIGVRTARPDLLPQEVTKDEITNSSADTTLSASSPVSSWPSTNTPALSRRAAQSSGESLDVEVVSLSDIVPQTSASE; encoded by the exons ATGGCTATGCCTGGTGTAGTTTCCACGGACGGGCCGAGCTCCACCA GTACTCCTGGAACGCAAAAGATGCCTTCCTCGGAG GGTCTGAGCATCACAGGTTCATCCCAGACAAAAAAAAGGACCATGGGCCACCGAGGAATTGACCCCACTGGAGAGACCACTTATAAAAAG ACCACATCATCTGCCCTGAAAGGCGCCATTCAGCTGGGCATCACACACAGTGTGGGAAGCTTGAGCCAGAAGCCAGAGAGAGATGTGCTCATGCAGGACTTCGAAGTGGTGGAAAGCATCTTCTTTCCCag CCAAGGCAGTAGTTCCACACCAGGCCATCACCATGGTGACTTCACGTTTAAAACCTATGCCCCCATTGCCTTTCGCTACTTCAGAGAGCTGTTCGGGATTCGACCTGGTGATTACCTG TACTCTCTTTGTAATGAACCCCTTATCGAGTTGTCTAATCCTGGAGCAAGCGGTTCTCTGTTCTACGTCTCAAGTGACGATGAGTTTATCATTAAGACATTGCAACACAAGGAGGCCGAATTCTTACAGACACTCCTACCGGGATACTTCATG AACCTGAACCAGAACAAGCGTACCCTGCTTCCCAAGTTCTACGGGCTCTACTGTGTTCAGGCCGAGGGAAAGAACATAAGAATTGTAGTGATGAACAACCTGCTTCCCTGTGCTGTACCAATGCATCTTAAATACGACCTGAAAGGCTCCACATGTAAGCGTCGTGCTTCGCCCAAAGAGAGGGCTAAGAAGGTGCCTACATACAAGGACCTAGATTTCATGCTGGACATGCCCGATGGCATACTGCTGGAGAGTGACCACTACAGTGCCCTCTGCAGAACCATACAGAGAGACTGTCGG GTTCTTCAGAGCTTTAAAATCATGGACTACAGTCTACTAGTGGGTATCCACAACTTGGATCGGGCAGGTGAAGATGCATCTACTGCAGTGCCTGATACCCAGAAAAAGGCACCAAGCCAGAAGCCCCTTTACTGTACAGCCATCGAGTCTATTCAAGGGGAGGCCATGGGCAAGACACCACCACAGCCCTATGAAAG CATGGGAGGAATTCCAGCATTCAATTCAAAAGAAGAAAGATTGCTGGTTTTCATTGGCATCATTGATATCCTGCAATCTTATAG GCTTATCAAGAAGTTAGAGCACTCATGGAAATCTCTGCTGCATGATGGG GACACTGTATCTGTGCACCGGCCGAGTTTCTATGCAGATCGTTTCCAAAAGTTTATGTGCTCTACAGTCTTCAAGAAACCTCCAT TGAAAACGTCTCCCTCAAAGAAAGGTAGAGGTGGGGCTTTGTCTGTTGGAAAGAAAGCAAACATTGCCATGTCTGGACAGTCACAACAACAGTCCCTTCCTACAGCAGCACAAACAAGCCTTGAACAAACACAGCCAGCAGGCCAAACAAAGCAGACTACAGCACAGCTGTCCAGCAGTGGAGCCATGTCCCTCAGCTCAGAGACACAAGCAGACATTG GTGTGCGGACAGCTCGCCCTGACCTGCTTCCACAAGAAGTTACCAAAGATGAGATCACCAATAGCTCAGCTGATACAACCCTCTCAGCAAGTTCTCCTGTAAGCTCTTGGCCCTCCACAAACACTCCAGCTCTGAG ccgcAGAGCAGCCCAATCATCAGGGGAAAGTTTGGATGTTGAAGTTGTTTCACTCAGTGATATTGTTCCTCAAACAAGTGCCTCAGAA TGA
- the LOC127424891 gene encoding phosphatidylinositol 4-phosphate 5-kinase type-1 alpha-like isoform X2 codes for MICVEGTPGTQKMPSSEGLSITGSSQTKKRTMGHRGIDPTGETTYKKTTSSALKGAIQLGITHSVGSLSQKPERDVLMQDFEVVESIFFPSQGSSSTPGHHHGDFTFKTYAPIAFRYFRELFGIRPGDYLYSLCNEPLIELSNPGASGSLFYVSSDDEFIIKTLQHKEAEFLQTLLPGYFMNLNQNKRTLLPKFYGLYCVQAEGKNIRIVVMNNLLPCAVPMHLKYDLKGSTCKRRASPKERAKKVPTYKDLDFMLDMPDGILLESDHYSALCRTIQRDCRVLQSFKIMDYSLLVGIHNLDRAGEDASTAVPDTQKKAPSQKPLYCTAIESIQGEAMGKTPPQPYESMGGIPAFNSKEERLLVFIGIIDILQSYRLIKKLEHSWKSLLHDGDTVSVHRPSFYADRFQKFMCSTVFKKPPLKTSPSKKGRGGALSVGKKANIAMSGQSQQQSLPTAAQTSLEQTQPAGQTKQTTAQLSSSGAMSLSSETQADIGVRTARPDLLPQEVTKDEITNSSADTTLSASSPVSSWPSTNTPALSRRAAQSSGESLDVEVVSLSDIVPQTSASE; via the exons ATGATCTGTGTTGAAG GTACTCCTGGAACGCAAAAGATGCCTTCCTCGGAG GGTCTGAGCATCACAGGTTCATCCCAGACAAAAAAAAGGACCATGGGCCACCGAGGAATTGACCCCACTGGAGAGACCACTTATAAAAAG ACCACATCATCTGCCCTGAAAGGCGCCATTCAGCTGGGCATCACACACAGTGTGGGAAGCTTGAGCCAGAAGCCAGAGAGAGATGTGCTCATGCAGGACTTCGAAGTGGTGGAAAGCATCTTCTTTCCCag CCAAGGCAGTAGTTCCACACCAGGCCATCACCATGGTGACTTCACGTTTAAAACCTATGCCCCCATTGCCTTTCGCTACTTCAGAGAGCTGTTCGGGATTCGACCTGGTGATTACCTG TACTCTCTTTGTAATGAACCCCTTATCGAGTTGTCTAATCCTGGAGCAAGCGGTTCTCTGTTCTACGTCTCAAGTGACGATGAGTTTATCATTAAGACATTGCAACACAAGGAGGCCGAATTCTTACAGACACTCCTACCGGGATACTTCATG AACCTGAACCAGAACAAGCGTACCCTGCTTCCCAAGTTCTACGGGCTCTACTGTGTTCAGGCCGAGGGAAAGAACATAAGAATTGTAGTGATGAACAACCTGCTTCCCTGTGCTGTACCAATGCATCTTAAATACGACCTGAAAGGCTCCACATGTAAGCGTCGTGCTTCGCCCAAAGAGAGGGCTAAGAAGGTGCCTACATACAAGGACCTAGATTTCATGCTGGACATGCCCGATGGCATACTGCTGGAGAGTGACCACTACAGTGCCCTCTGCAGAACCATACAGAGAGACTGTCGG GTTCTTCAGAGCTTTAAAATCATGGACTACAGTCTACTAGTGGGTATCCACAACTTGGATCGGGCAGGTGAAGATGCATCTACTGCAGTGCCTGATACCCAGAAAAAGGCACCAAGCCAGAAGCCCCTTTACTGTACAGCCATCGAGTCTATTCAAGGGGAGGCCATGGGCAAGACACCACCACAGCCCTATGAAAG CATGGGAGGAATTCCAGCATTCAATTCAAAAGAAGAAAGATTGCTGGTTTTCATTGGCATCATTGATATCCTGCAATCTTATAG GCTTATCAAGAAGTTAGAGCACTCATGGAAATCTCTGCTGCATGATGGG GACACTGTATCTGTGCACCGGCCGAGTTTCTATGCAGATCGTTTCCAAAAGTTTATGTGCTCTACAGTCTTCAAGAAACCTCCAT TGAAAACGTCTCCCTCAAAGAAAGGTAGAGGTGGGGCTTTGTCTGTTGGAAAGAAAGCAAACATTGCCATGTCTGGACAGTCACAACAACAGTCCCTTCCTACAGCAGCACAAACAAGCCTTGAACAAACACAGCCAGCAGGCCAAACAAAGCAGACTACAGCACAGCTGTCCAGCAGTGGAGCCATGTCCCTCAGCTCAGAGACACAAGCAGACATTG GTGTGCGGACAGCTCGCCCTGACCTGCTTCCACAAGAAGTTACCAAAGATGAGATCACCAATAGCTCAGCTGATACAACCCTCTCAGCAAGTTCTCCTGTAAGCTCTTGGCCCTCCACAAACACTCCAGCTCTGAG ccgcAGAGCAGCCCAATCATCAGGGGAAAGTTTGGATGTTGAAGTTGTTTCACTCAGTGATATTGTTCCTCAAACAAGTGCCTCAGAA TGA
- the LOC127424891 gene encoding phosphatidylinositol 4-phosphate 5-kinase type-1 alpha-like isoform X3, with protein MPSSEGLSITGSSQTKKRTMGHRGIDPTGETTYKKTTSSALKGAIQLGITHSVGSLSQKPERDVLMQDFEVVESIFFPSQGSSSTPGHHHGDFTFKTYAPIAFRYFRELFGIRPGDYLYSLCNEPLIELSNPGASGSLFYVSSDDEFIIKTLQHKEAEFLQTLLPGYFMNLNQNKRTLLPKFYGLYCVQAEGKNIRIVVMNNLLPCAVPMHLKYDLKGSTCKRRASPKERAKKVPTYKDLDFMLDMPDGILLESDHYSALCRTIQRDCRVLQSFKIMDYSLLVGIHNLDRAGEDASTAVPDTQKKAPSQKPLYCTAIESIQGEAMGKTPPQPYESMGGIPAFNSKEERLLVFIGIIDILQSYRLIKKLEHSWKSLLHDGDTVSVHRPSFYADRFQKFMCSTVFKKPPLKTSPSKKGRGGALSVGKKANIAMSGQSQQQSLPTAAQTSLEQTQPAGQTKQTTAQLSSSGAMSLSSETQADIGVRTARPDLLPQEVTKDEITNSSADTTLSASSPVSSWPSTNTPALSRRAAQSSGESLDVEVVSLSDIVPQTSASE; from the exons ATGCCTTCCTCGGAG GGTCTGAGCATCACAGGTTCATCCCAGACAAAAAAAAGGACCATGGGCCACCGAGGAATTGACCCCACTGGAGAGACCACTTATAAAAAG ACCACATCATCTGCCCTGAAAGGCGCCATTCAGCTGGGCATCACACACAGTGTGGGAAGCTTGAGCCAGAAGCCAGAGAGAGATGTGCTCATGCAGGACTTCGAAGTGGTGGAAAGCATCTTCTTTCCCag CCAAGGCAGTAGTTCCACACCAGGCCATCACCATGGTGACTTCACGTTTAAAACCTATGCCCCCATTGCCTTTCGCTACTTCAGAGAGCTGTTCGGGATTCGACCTGGTGATTACCTG TACTCTCTTTGTAATGAACCCCTTATCGAGTTGTCTAATCCTGGAGCAAGCGGTTCTCTGTTCTACGTCTCAAGTGACGATGAGTTTATCATTAAGACATTGCAACACAAGGAGGCCGAATTCTTACAGACACTCCTACCGGGATACTTCATG AACCTGAACCAGAACAAGCGTACCCTGCTTCCCAAGTTCTACGGGCTCTACTGTGTTCAGGCCGAGGGAAAGAACATAAGAATTGTAGTGATGAACAACCTGCTTCCCTGTGCTGTACCAATGCATCTTAAATACGACCTGAAAGGCTCCACATGTAAGCGTCGTGCTTCGCCCAAAGAGAGGGCTAAGAAGGTGCCTACATACAAGGACCTAGATTTCATGCTGGACATGCCCGATGGCATACTGCTGGAGAGTGACCACTACAGTGCCCTCTGCAGAACCATACAGAGAGACTGTCGG GTTCTTCAGAGCTTTAAAATCATGGACTACAGTCTACTAGTGGGTATCCACAACTTGGATCGGGCAGGTGAAGATGCATCTACTGCAGTGCCTGATACCCAGAAAAAGGCACCAAGCCAGAAGCCCCTTTACTGTACAGCCATCGAGTCTATTCAAGGGGAGGCCATGGGCAAGACACCACCACAGCCCTATGAAAG CATGGGAGGAATTCCAGCATTCAATTCAAAAGAAGAAAGATTGCTGGTTTTCATTGGCATCATTGATATCCTGCAATCTTATAG GCTTATCAAGAAGTTAGAGCACTCATGGAAATCTCTGCTGCATGATGGG GACACTGTATCTGTGCACCGGCCGAGTTTCTATGCAGATCGTTTCCAAAAGTTTATGTGCTCTACAGTCTTCAAGAAACCTCCAT TGAAAACGTCTCCCTCAAAGAAAGGTAGAGGTGGGGCTTTGTCTGTTGGAAAGAAAGCAAACATTGCCATGTCTGGACAGTCACAACAACAGTCCCTTCCTACAGCAGCACAAACAAGCCTTGAACAAACACAGCCAGCAGGCCAAACAAAGCAGACTACAGCACAGCTGTCCAGCAGTGGAGCCATGTCCCTCAGCTCAGAGACACAAGCAGACATTG GTGTGCGGACAGCTCGCCCTGACCTGCTTCCACAAGAAGTTACCAAAGATGAGATCACCAATAGCTCAGCTGATACAACCCTCTCAGCAAGTTCTCCTGTAAGCTCTTGGCCCTCCACAAACACTCCAGCTCTGAG ccgcAGAGCAGCCCAATCATCAGGGGAAAGTTTGGATGTTGAAGTTGTTTCACTCAGTGATATTGTTCCTCAAACAAGTGCCTCAGAA TGA
- the LOC127424891 gene encoding phosphatidylinositol 4-phosphate 5-kinase type-1 alpha-like isoform X4: MGHRGIDPTGETTYKKTTSSALKGAIQLGITHSVGSLSQKPERDVLMQDFEVVESIFFPSQGSSSTPGHHHGDFTFKTYAPIAFRYFRELFGIRPGDYLYSLCNEPLIELSNPGASGSLFYVSSDDEFIIKTLQHKEAEFLQTLLPGYFMNLNQNKRTLLPKFYGLYCVQAEGKNIRIVVMNNLLPCAVPMHLKYDLKGSTCKRRASPKERAKKVPTYKDLDFMLDMPDGILLESDHYSALCRTIQRDCRVLQSFKIMDYSLLVGIHNLDRAGEDASTAVPDTQKKAPSQKPLYCTAIESIQGEAMGKTPPQPYESMGGIPAFNSKEERLLVFIGIIDILQSYRLIKKLEHSWKSLLHDGDTVSVHRPSFYADRFQKFMCSTVFKKPPLKTSPSKKGRGGALSVGKKANIAMSGQSQQQSLPTAAQTSLEQTQPAGQTKQTTAQLSSSGAMSLSSETQADIGVRTARPDLLPQEVTKDEITNSSADTTLSASSPVSSWPSTNTPALSRRAAQSSGESLDVEVVSLSDIVPQTSASE; encoded by the exons ATGGGCCACCGAGGAATTGACCCCACTGGAGAGACCACTTATAAAAAG ACCACATCATCTGCCCTGAAAGGCGCCATTCAGCTGGGCATCACACACAGTGTGGGAAGCTTGAGCCAGAAGCCAGAGAGAGATGTGCTCATGCAGGACTTCGAAGTGGTGGAAAGCATCTTCTTTCCCag CCAAGGCAGTAGTTCCACACCAGGCCATCACCATGGTGACTTCACGTTTAAAACCTATGCCCCCATTGCCTTTCGCTACTTCAGAGAGCTGTTCGGGATTCGACCTGGTGATTACCTG TACTCTCTTTGTAATGAACCCCTTATCGAGTTGTCTAATCCTGGAGCAAGCGGTTCTCTGTTCTACGTCTCAAGTGACGATGAGTTTATCATTAAGACATTGCAACACAAGGAGGCCGAATTCTTACAGACACTCCTACCGGGATACTTCATG AACCTGAACCAGAACAAGCGTACCCTGCTTCCCAAGTTCTACGGGCTCTACTGTGTTCAGGCCGAGGGAAAGAACATAAGAATTGTAGTGATGAACAACCTGCTTCCCTGTGCTGTACCAATGCATCTTAAATACGACCTGAAAGGCTCCACATGTAAGCGTCGTGCTTCGCCCAAAGAGAGGGCTAAGAAGGTGCCTACATACAAGGACCTAGATTTCATGCTGGACATGCCCGATGGCATACTGCTGGAGAGTGACCACTACAGTGCCCTCTGCAGAACCATACAGAGAGACTGTCGG GTTCTTCAGAGCTTTAAAATCATGGACTACAGTCTACTAGTGGGTATCCACAACTTGGATCGGGCAGGTGAAGATGCATCTACTGCAGTGCCTGATACCCAGAAAAAGGCACCAAGCCAGAAGCCCCTTTACTGTACAGCCATCGAGTCTATTCAAGGGGAGGCCATGGGCAAGACACCACCACAGCCCTATGAAAG CATGGGAGGAATTCCAGCATTCAATTCAAAAGAAGAAAGATTGCTGGTTTTCATTGGCATCATTGATATCCTGCAATCTTATAG GCTTATCAAGAAGTTAGAGCACTCATGGAAATCTCTGCTGCATGATGGG GACACTGTATCTGTGCACCGGCCGAGTTTCTATGCAGATCGTTTCCAAAAGTTTATGTGCTCTACAGTCTTCAAGAAACCTCCAT TGAAAACGTCTCCCTCAAAGAAAGGTAGAGGTGGGGCTTTGTCTGTTGGAAAGAAAGCAAACATTGCCATGTCTGGACAGTCACAACAACAGTCCCTTCCTACAGCAGCACAAACAAGCCTTGAACAAACACAGCCAGCAGGCCAAACAAAGCAGACTACAGCACAGCTGTCCAGCAGTGGAGCCATGTCCCTCAGCTCAGAGACACAAGCAGACATTG GTGTGCGGACAGCTCGCCCTGACCTGCTTCCACAAGAAGTTACCAAAGATGAGATCACCAATAGCTCAGCTGATACAACCCTCTCAGCAAGTTCTCCTGTAAGCTCTTGGCCCTCCACAAACACTCCAGCTCTGAG ccgcAGAGCAGCCCAATCATCAGGGGAAAGTTTGGATGTTGAAGTTGTTTCACTCAGTGATATTGTTCCTCAAACAAGTGCCTCAGAA TGA
- the LOC127424928 gene encoding 26S proteasome non-ATPase regulatory subunit 4-like, translated as MVLESTMVCVDNSEYMRNGDFLPTRLQAQQDAVNIVCHSKTRSNPENNVGLITMANNCEVLTTLTPDAGRILSKLHAVQPLGKISFCTGIRVAHLALKHRQGKNHKMRIVAFVGSPVEDNEKDLVKLAKRLKKEKVNVDVINFGEEEVNTEKLTAFVNTLNGKEGTGSHLVTVPPGPSLADALLSSPVLAGEGGTMLGLGASDFEFGVDPSADPELALALRVSMEEQRQRQEEEARRAAAQSVAEAGIPSSTADESEEALLKISASQPDSGVAALPDFSSMTEEEQIAYAMQMSLAGGELGESMDTGAPMDTAKSKEEDDYDVMQDPEFLQSVLENLPGVDPNNEAIRNAMGSLASQSGNKQEGKKDDEKKK; from the exons ATGGTGCTGGAAAGTACTATGGTCTG TGTGGACAACAGTGAATACATGAGAAATGGAGATTTTCTGCCCACCAGATTACAGGCACAGCAGGATGCTGTCAACATTGTCTGTCACTCAAAGACTCGTAGTAACCCAGAGAACAATGTGGGGCTAATCACAATGGCTAA CAATTGTGAGGTCCTCACCACTTTAACACCAGACGCTGGGCGCATACTCTCGAAGCTCCATGCAGTTCAACCCCTGGGCAAAATCTCCTTCTGCACTGGCATACGGGTGGCACAC TTGGCTTTGAAGCACAGACAAGGCAAGAACCACAAGATGAGGATTGTTGCTTTTGTGGGCAGCCCAGTGGAGGACAATGAAAAAGAT ctggtgaagttgGCAAAgcgattgaaaaaagaaaaagtcaatgTAGATGTGATCAATTTTGGAGAAGAG GAGGTGAACACAGAGAAACTGACTGCATTTGTGAACACACTGAATGGAAAGGAGGGCACAGGTTCTCACCTGGTCACGGTTCCTCCTGGGCCCAGCCTTGCTGATGCCCTGCTCTCTTCTCCCGTCCTGGCTGGTGAGGGTGGTACTATGTTGGGCTTGGGTGCGAGTGACTTTGAGTTTGGAGTGGACCCCAGTGCTGACCCAGAGCTGGCCCTG GCTTTGCGTGTATCCATGGAGGAGCAAAGGCAGAGACAGGAAGAGGAAGCCCGCAGGGCAGCCGCACAATCAGTGGCCGAGGCCGGCATTCCTTCCTCTACTGCTGATG AATCAGAGGAAGCACTTTTGAAGATATCTGCCTCTCAGCCTGACAGTGGTGTGGCAGCATTGCCAGACTTCAGCAGCATGACAGAGGAGGAGCAGATAGCTTATGCCATGCAGATGTCCCTGGCAGGTGGAG AATTAGGAGAATCAATGGACACAGGAGCTCCAATGGACACTGCAAAATCTAAG GAAGAGGATGACTATGATGTAATGCAGGACCCAGAATTCCTCCAAAGTGTTCTAGAGAATCTGCCTGGCGTTGACCCCAACAATGAGGCCATTCGCAATGCCATGGGTTCCCTGGCCTCTCAGAGTGGTAACAAACAAGAGGGGAAAAAAGATGATgaaaagaagaaataa